The sequence GCTTCTCGAGCCCCTCGCCCACCTGGTACCGGGCGAACGCCCGGACCGAAACCTCCGCCCCCGCGGCCTTGCCGGCATCGGCGAGAAGCTGCCCGACCTTGCGGTCCGGGTCCTTGATGAACGCCTGCTCGACGAGACAGAAATCGGAGAAATATTTCTCGAGCTTCCCTTCGGCGATCTTGTCCAGGATCTTGTCCGGCTTCCCCGACGCTTTCGCCTGGTCGCGGTAGATCGACTTCTCGTGCTCGACCACGGTGGCCGGGACGTCTTTGCGGCTCACGTACGACGGGTTCGCCGCGGCGACCTGCATCGCCAGGTCCTTCGCCAGGGCGGCCACCGCCGCGTTCCCCGGGCCCGCTCCCGAAACCGCGACGAGGACCCCGATCTTCCCGCCCGCGTGGATGTACGGGACGACCATCCCGGGCGCGCCCGGGAGGACGTCCAGCCGGACGAACCGGCGGAAGGAGATCTTCTCGCCGATCTTCGCCACCTTCTCCGTGAGCTTCTCCGAAAGCGTGCCGCCGCCGGCCGGAAGGGTGAGCGCCTCGGCGACGTCCGCCGGCCCCTTAGCGTTGACGAGCGAAGCGACCTCCCGGACCAGCGCCGCGAACTCCTCGGTCTTGGCGACGAAGTCGGTCTCGCAGTTGACCTCCACCAGCGTGCCGGAAGCCCCTTCCACGTGCGCGCAGACGATTCCTTCCGACGCGATCCGCGACGCCTTCTTGGCCGCCGCGGCCAGCCCCTTCGTCCGGAGGTTGTCGACCGCCTTTTCCAGGTCCCCGCCCGCGGCGGTGAGCGCCGCCTTGCAATCCATCAGGCCCGCGCCGGTCTTCTCCCGCAGGTCCCGCACCATCTCCGAAGTGATCTGCATCCGTTGTGCTCTCCTAAGAGGATTATTCGTTTCGAACGCGTTCCGCGGCCTCCGAAAGGCCCCCCGGGTCTACTCCCGTGCGGCCTCCGCTGGCGGCGCCGGGGCCGGGACCTCCTCGTCCCCCTCGGTGGA is a genomic window of Deltaproteobacteria bacterium containing:
- a CDS encoding elongation factor Ts; its protein translation is MQITSEMVRDLREKTGAGLMDCKAALTAAGGDLEKAVDNLRTKGLAAAAKKASRIASEGIVCAHVEGASGTLVEVNCETDFVAKTEEFAALVREVASLVNAKGPADVAEALTLPAGGGTLSEKLTEKVAKIGEKISFRRFVRLDVLPGAPGMVVPYIHAGGKIGVLVAVSGAGPGNAAVAALAKDLAMQVAAANPSYVSRKDVPATVVEHEKSIYRDQAKASGKPDKILDKIAEGKLEKYFSDFCLVEQAFIKDPDRKVGQLLADAGKAAGAEVSVRAFARYQVGEGLEKRSADLAAEVAKQLGKG